The DNA segment TGAAAGTCAATGGCATAACTGCATTTTATTCTGAGAATGCGATTTGAGTGCTGAGATGTGACTTGGTCTTAGAGATATGTGGTTAAGAGATATGACACAGAAATAAACCGAACAAGCTAatagaaaacattaaaaatagcaATTTTATACTAAAGAacttaattgtaaataaaaaattagatAACTTCATCttctttgaaataaaattgtcatTTCCAAGTTTTTCTTATTACCCCATTGAAgttgttaaatataaatacatttatatattcataattaaCAGCTTCATTAAGGTAATAAGAAAAACTTTGAATGTggctatttttttgtataataaagtTCAATGTAtcttatcattttatttataatcaaCAACTATAAAATGGTTTATCTTCAAATttggaaaaggaaaaaaacattgaataatatttccacattaaaaaatagtttACATATATTAGCCTCACTTTTATGCTAACTCtgttcatttatattttattcccTACGTAATtaccaattaaatttgcaaataaaagcaagaTACACTCACTAACTAACCTTTTCTATTCTCTAAGCCGAGCTGGCCATAAAAAGtgctacaaaaaaattacattccCAGTTGTGCTTGCCGCTTGTTCATCCACAGATGTCTTTGGCCAATCATTGAGAGTTTCTTATAATGCTTTTGACTGTGggcaatgttttgcttttggccttCTTATGACAGTCACAAAGCCAACAACAGACATGAGTTTGTTATCGTCAGCCTTTACAAccttttctcctttttacAGTTTGCAATTGaagtttttctgcttttttgtggccaacaaatgcggctctctctctcttcggcAGCTGCTGTTGGACTTTGAgtgctttgttttaattgcattttttgtcTGGTTTTGCGAAGCTGCTAAGCGGATTAGAATCAGTTCATAATGTACGAACGAGTGTGGTAAATATGAATAatcagcaaaaacaattgagTCGCAGCCTCAGCtattctctctctatctcttttgcTATTTTGCAGTCTGTCTAATTGAAGGCAGTTTCAAGTGCCAAAAAACTAAGGAATTAAATGATGaagtaatatattatatattgtttaagcttttaaagtaaagtaaattgTAAGTAGTTTTCAATGGATCTTAGGttgaaataatatacaatttttgccatattttacaattcaaaaatgtaaatgtttcaCACTCTGCGCTTGCAGGGTAtacatattacgtatacgctcCATGCGCACACTCGAAATGTCTTTGTAATGGTGTGCATACATAAGCAGCTCAATCACAATGCTTTTTTCGCACAACGTACGCTTTTTCATGGTTCTGAACAGTTTTGCGGCTTGTTTCAGTGGTAAAAACACGAAATGATTGCGCCACTTTTTCATCTACTTGAGAAAGTTGAGCAACTATTTTGTAAGCTTTTGTGGCTAGTTAGGATAATTGTGCGTCTATTTAGCAAATCAACTGCAGTGTATTGTGCAATCattgcaatttcattaaatgtgTATTGAagtattgcatttaaatttaagcatatacaatttttcatttaaattcgtGCATTTGAAGTATtggatttaaatttatatattagggtggaaaattaaaaaaatctacttttatttatttccaaatttcacttttaaaaCATAGCATcgtaatgaaatttgtttacattaagAAATCacgaaatatacaataaaatataaacagaaatataatattttgcttttttttttatcgtatCATTGTATAACTTATGGactatgttttttgttgtatttactACAAGAACTATTATTTATAGTTCTTatagtttatattttgttgtatttggtaGATTAATCTTTATGTGtgataatttatatattacgCTGTACtttctttatattatatattaatatttgtgttacagatttcaaatacaaaataaaatgtcagctaaaatttacttatagtaatttttaaatacgtaaagcaatttttttttgcacttaaagaaataatatttcaaataaagttGTCTATATTTTATGCcaacaaaaagtgaataacGTCAGATATTAACTAAGCAAATCATCAGCATAAATCGTCTTGAGGAAAAGTGTTCGTAATCCTGTGAGAACGTAACTAACTGATTTTAGATGCTTCTCGCTCAATCATCTACCATGGTTGCTGTGGCAGTTATAAAACTGCAACCTCTTctacccaaaacaaaacaaaacaaaaaacgtatattttgtgttgtgaatattttggtatgctttttgttttatttttgtactttttttgctgctctgttttttgcatttgttgtgcGTTGCTTTTTGTTGATGGGGCAAGTGGCGTTGCATTCTGTTCAGTGATTCACTTCACTTATAGCTGGCAGCgttgtttgattttgattttgtaaaatattttgtgcttgtgcatttttttgttgttgttgtttcgaaGTCATTTTCTATTAGAGTGGCGAGTGTAGGAAAGGTGGAATGGCTTGATGTAGTTGTGATAGTTGTCGCTGCTAGCGATTTATTGTGtcagaggagagagagagaatgtctgtgtgtgtgtttgtttgctgtgtcTGGTTCCGGCTGCTCATGCATAAAAGGATACAGATGCAAATTGTACACATCCTGGCCAGCTGGATTGCATCCTTCCAAGCCAAGCTCAgcaattctattttatttatcagtgtctaagtgtgtgtatatgcGTTTGAGTGGCAGCTTCCGCTCAGCTTGCGCAACACTTAGTTGCATTATCAATCAAACTGATTTCCGAGCCATTCATTCTAAGTTCCCCGCTCCATTTCCCCCTTCGGGTCTGGTCCTTTGCTTCATTTTATCTAAGACAAACGGTCAACACTTacccagctgctgttgctgttgatgttgttgatgttgctgttgttgctgttgctgctgttgctgttgatccTTGCGTTGTGGTGGCAGCGGTGGTTGCTTCGACTTTCTCAATGTTCCATAGCGTTGCGCTGCCTGCAGCATCTCATGCGGCGCCaacggttgctgttgctgctgtgatgCTGTCAACtctctttgctgttgttgttgttgttgttgtccaaaGCTCTGTTGACTCAGCGAACTGGTCACTGTGGTTATGTGCGTGGgtggcacagcagcagccatggGATAACCGGCGTAATCCACCAGGCCACTGAATGCGGATGGCGGTCGCTGTTCCACATagatttgctgctgttggtgttgcaactgctgcagacGCCAGAGCGCCTCCTGTGACAGATCGCGTGCATTGCTATAGTTATTCTCCTGCCCATTGTTCGACcctgcaaaaacaaattacgcaaacacgcacacacagacacataagTATAAGTAGAGTACTTAAATTAACAGAATGCAAGGTGCGAGACGACACAATTTGCTTGAAAAGGTAAAGGTGCTTTTGTGGAAACATGAAAGTCACACTGGCTAATTGGGAAACACAAAAGATGCCCGGTCATGCTCATCAGCACAGGCAACTGTCCAAGCCAAAAGAGATGGACCAACGCCTTCGTTTTCGTCTTATGCGTTGCTTTCACCTGCATTTACAAATTcatgctctctctctgcagCTGATAGCTGCCACTTTTATGCTACCTCTTGTGTTTCCCAGCTTGGCAGCATTTgcattacatttacatttcacaTCAGTTTCActcaaaattcatttaatgcatttaatgcatttttcgACAGCGAGGgcagcaaattaaaagcaaaagatttTTGCGAACATTTTTGTGATAATTAAATTCCATTAAGTGCATTTCAGTAAGAAGTGAGAAAaggatatactatatataaaaggGTAAATAGGGTAAGCAACTATTGTGTGAgactgaaaaatatatatcaaatgtttCAACTATTTCACATTTATCTAAATTAGAAGGCATGAAATTATTTCGCGAAAAATATCGAGTTCtaaaacatatttgttataATACTGGTTAAAagataagaaaagtttattagttattaatttattcattaagtTTACTATTTCCATTAGAAAactgcaaaaagaaaatatatttctttacaactttcattatttattataagatTTAAGAAACGTTAACTTGACGATATCAAAACGTTACAAAACGTTACTATAAGATAATTCTATTAATTGAATCACGATAGATAGATATTATTTCTTTGAAGTTcccattaatttaaatacattttccatAAGAATTTTAAAGCTGAAATCAATGCTAACACCAAAACTTTTAGCTTCGGtgaataatttggtatattttgaatgtatatgGGTATACTAAATGTAGACTGCGgtgtatttgaatatttgccggtatataaatttggtatatttaaatgtatatcgatatactaaatgtgGACTACGGTATACGGTATATACGGtatacatacaaaaacaatatacttatatattttaatatttttcggtataataatttggtatactaaATGTAGccttaggtatattttgaattttgttcactaatttgttatattttaagaataccacactgttttgaaATGAGTGTTGGGTTTCTCACCGTCGAGAACATTCGATGTTAATGAACGTCGAAGTATTGTAAACAAGTAAATTTGCCAACCCTGGCTTTACTTCTAACAGCAGGATTGACGGAttcacataaatttaaatttcgtcTATTATCGTAActagtattttgtagtttatttgTGATACCAAGTAAAACGGACAAAAGTAATGTCAACATTTGTCGTAGGCATTTAAGTAACAAGCACATATTTTTGACTCTACTAAATCCACATTACTTTCATGCTAATGCCACTGTTTGAACTGGGCATCCTTCATCTTCTGCAGCCATGTGATGGTGCCGGCGACAAGTTCACGCGATCCGGTGACCAGGACATCTAATTCTTTACGCATGCCATACCGCTGATTGCCATGCTTCTCCTTCAGGTAATCGAAGAACGACTCAATAGAAATTGAGAGCTGAGCGGTGTCCCGTGTGCCATCCTCTTCGCACAGCGAACGCCAATTGCTGGCATTGCGTCGGGCACGCTGCAGCTCCTCCATGCTGTGCCACGTAATGGCATCCTTTGTGGCCTTATCCTGTTCCTTTGTGGCCACATCCAATGGCTCGCCCTCAAACAAACTGGGACTGGGCACAAAGCCGGCCTCCTCAAAGCGTACATTATGCCGCAAAATGGTGAGCAAATCCTTCGAATTGAACTCATTCACTTTGCTAAAAAGCAGCACTTTGGGCGCCCGACTGCTGCGTGTGCGTGTATAGAACCACTCACGGCACATCATCATGCTCTCCAGGGTATCAGCGCTATCCATGTACACATTGAACATATCATGCTTCATCACTTCGAATTGGCCTCGCTGCACATACGTTTCGAGGCCACGTGTGGCGCCTGGCGTCAACTGTGTGGCATTGTGCTCCAACCCGGTGACATACTCGGGTCGATGACGACGCAAATAATCATAGGCCAACTGTATGGCCAGCGAACCATTCAATTTCACCGCAAAGTTTGCGCTGTTCAGCAGCTTTTTATCGGAGAAATTTGTCTCCGCATACGCAGCATAGCTGGGCACCCGATGCAGTTGGAGACCCAATTGTTTGGCCCTTTGACTCAACACCTCAAAGCATTCCGGTTGCGTGGCACTCGTATAAATACTCGCTTCTGGTTTCATGATGGCCGCCTTAGCCCAGGCAATGTCGCGAAGTGAATTGCTCAGACTGAAGCTCTGCTCCCAACCCAAAGTGCTGATGCCAATTGTTTTCGTATGCGACATGATATTCGTGCAATCGCTGGCACAACCGCTGCCCACCTCAATGATGGCCACATCGACCTTGGCATTGCGAAACGCATGACATGCCATGATCATGAGCAACTTCTGGTAACTGGGAGGTGGCTGCATTTGCGCCAGTTGCGTTTGCAGCTGCTGAAAGAGTTCGGTGAATTGGGCATCGGAAATAGGTTCGCCATCGATGCGTATGCGTTCGTTGGTCACAAACAGATGTGGAGCACAAAGCACGCCCGTCTTGACGCCATGCGAGAGAAGAATGGCCTCAACAAGGAGACAAGTGGAGCCGCGTCCTTTAGTACCAGCCACCTGAATCACTGGAATACTTTCCAGTTCCGAGTGCTCATAACCAGTTTCCCTCAAACACTGTAAAGTGTGCTCAATATTGGGTTCACTCTTATCGGTCTTTGTTTTGGTCTTTGCACGTCCGGCGGTCGGTTCATGTGCCTGATACGCATTCAGCTGACGTACGGTGTCCAAATAAGCAAGACGTTCGGGTGACTTGGGCTCAGGTTCGGGTTCCGGCTCAGGGGCGGACTTGACCGCAGTTTTGGGGTTAGCTGTCGCTTTAGTTATCTCCGCCTGCGGCTTCAGCTGTTGCATCTTCTGTTGTTGTATATCGCGTCCCGCTTGTTGTTTGGCTTGCATATCCTTGAGCCATTGTgcctgcttttgctgctgagCGCCATGCATGCGATGCATCCAGGACTTGCGCTCCGCTACGCTGCCGGCGTCCTTTGGCTGCTCATCAtctggctgctgcttttcAGGCATCGCATTACTCGATTTGCCAAAGTTTGTCGCATTATTTGCGCCCACAAAACTCGCCATGGGCGACGGCTTCGTTTTGGTTTCGGTATCGGTTGCCACGCGTGCTTTTGCCTTGCGTTGCATGCCGCCGGGTGATACTTTGGCCAGCCACTTGTCACGCTGATCCTTGATGTTGATCTGTGGCACAGTAGTCACTACTGGGCGCATCGCTTTGGCCTGCTCCTTGTTGCCAACGGCAGCCTCGTCGATTGTTAGTGGCATTGGCTTTGATTCAAACGATTTCTTGCGTTgtctctgctgttgttgtgtcgaGGACTGAGCTGTCGGCGTCGCAGCTGGCGACACTGACGATGGCACTGTTGGCGATTTGAAGCTCATCTTGAAGAAGTTATTGCTGCATTGCAGCGTTAAAGTGCGTGGCAATGCAACATGTCGACATATTCTATACATTTCTCACACTCTCTCCGAAATTGGCGTTAAAGTAAAGATTTGGATTCTGAAGAAATTTCGCtgttgtctttttttgttgtctgaaCTTTGTACTTTGGAATGCTGTCTtcttctgttttctgttttaccTAACGTTtaacgtttatttttttaaacttttttacgttttcatttgtttaatttttgagCTGCCAAGCGACACGACACATAACGAAAAGCCAATGAATGATTAGCTCTTAAAAATGCTGTGATATGAatgtgaattgaattgaattttcattgaaagcgacaaataaatatcattaaaattaatactgtaGTCTCACACAATCTACACTTGGCAGTTTCCAGatagttatttattaattttgcaacTTATTTGcgttattcttttttgttttcatcttTTCGGGTtatattatctttattttttctttattatttttttttatattaatgttCCCTCATCattgtctttgtttttttatttgcttattcaTCTCTTGATTTGATATCACATATTTATCtcaatatttcttatatttttattgcttgcaATCTTGGCAGGTATAAACATATGTACGTGATTTATCTATCTGTTTAatgaatatgttttattataaatattttctttttcattttaataattattttattattctctttcactctcttaGCAGCCCCTTCCTTATTCAATTGCTTTCAAAAGGCAGGgcaaaaaattaatgaatattttattgcagtttAAAATGAATTGCGATGTAAGAGAAGATGATGGCGAGCAACAAGAGATTTGGAATAAAAATTGTGCTTGTGCAATGTAGTTCGAGTGCTGCAAGtgctgcgagtgtgtgtgtgtgtgtggcaagtgacATGTTGCAAGTAAGTAGCAAAGTAGCAGCGTGGCATGGGTGCATggtgcatacatacatagataacatatattttcaactatttaattattggCGTCGTGTGTGCATTTTGTGGTGCAAAGTTCAAGTGTCTGTtcggtggtggtggtgtggcATCCACTTTTGCAGTAATCCCACAACATTTCCTTTGCTCAAGTGTgcacaagtgtgtgtgcgagtgagtgccagtgtgtgtgtgtgtgtgagtgcgattGCGAGTGTTACCTGTGATGGCgagcgttgttgttgttgttgcggttttGGCATTACGTgaagttgttgtaattgtcgTTGCCAGCGCCGTTGTGGTGCCAGCCGTGGCTGCGGTCACCAGCTGCCGCTGTCCCTGTTCCTGCCCCTGCCCCAGTCCAAGTCCCTGTAATTGCTCCTGCAAAGCGCGCTTCTCACGCTGCAACTGACCAAGGTTGCTGCTTCCTCCTCCACGCTTCAAGGTGGAGTTGTTGCTCAGGCTGTTGCTcaggttgttgctgctgctgttgccggtggcgatggcggtggcggtggcgttgttgttgtgcatggTTTGagagttgttggtgttgttgatgGTGGGCTGCTTCGTTAGTTTGGCGGCGCGTGCTGCTTGCAGCTGTTGgagctggctgctgttgcctgttggcACTGGAGTCGACTCAAGTGGTCCTGCTTTGGTTGCAACCGCAtgaaccacacacacacacacatacacaaagagacacacacatacacacagagagaaacacaCGATATATGTGTCGCCAGTTTCCAGTTTGGTGCGCAGAAAGGTGAAGGGTAGAGAAATTGTAATTAAgtttggcattggcatcgCGCACATTTAAGTGCACAGtcaaaaaatgagaaataaaaGTAGAAGTGGGAGTAGAACAACAACCACGGAAATAGCAAAAGAGACTCGCATTGCcaaagagacacacacacacacaattaaaatgcattttgtggcaCATATTTTTGGGTTAGGTTTTAGTGGACATAGGAAAAGCGGCGGAGAACACAAgattatcatttaaatgaatgGCAAACTTTGGTATAGTTTTGGCAGAGAATTAACGTAATTTTTGTTGGCACATTTAATGAGTCAATTCAAGGAATTTAACCAAGAATGTAGTTGTCTAAAAACTATTGTcgaaaactataaataatcatttcaaAAGCGTTTGCTGTCAATAGCTTGTTATCTAGTCGATTTAACTTTTTCGTTTATTTCTTTCTAAATACTTGAAAGTTTCGGCCATGAAAATGCGTCTGACTATGAACACAATAATCACTATATTCtatgaatattaaatgcaCGCTTAGTTAGCATAGAAccattaattttcatttgagaGGCTTGCtgctaattttgcattttatggcaCTTTATTCAAATGCTAAAAAATTGCTGTTTCTCTCTAAAAATGTTTTCCAAGTATTTGAAGATTATTTCGAGTTTCTCTGAGATACTTCATTGATTGCTGCTTTgttactaaatttaatttacaatcgTTTTCTTACTATATCATTAGTGCTTAACCCCAGGCgagttttatatattaagagctattttgtttggcttgtAGAAAGGctcagctgagctgagctctaCGAGAGGTTGTCGTCTAATccttaatcttttttttagtaGGAATTTTATCAATTTAGCTGTTTtctagtttagtttagtttctATTCTTAATTGTCTTTGTTTGTCGTCAGTCTGAAGTGTAGCGGACCACTTGAAGGccagaaagcaaaaaaatttcctgtgtatttttttttttggcaacagtattttatgacttttgttGAGCGCCCGTTGGGCTtaaagccaattaaaaattgtgcaGCGCGAAGGACAAAAGAACACGAGTCACGGCTTAATTCGCACTTAATTGGAATTACGCTGGAAATGCAGAAGTAGAAGCAGCTTCAGCTGAGAGATCCACTCAGAACTCGTTTCGCTGGCCGATGTCATTTTGGTAACCAAAGGCACAAAGCTGTATCTGCTTATGCATGGAGCGAGGAGCGATGAGCGAGGAAAGGAAAGGGAAACTGAGAGTTGAGAGCTCAGTCTAGATTGACATGAAATGCAATTACGGCCAAAAGCGAAGGCGTCAAAATGGCCGCCATAAATCTGCGACGCTGCTTAATGAAGAAACCGAAGCTCTTTTTCGTATCTCTAtctcctttctctctctctctctgtctagtGTTGTCTACTTACACTCGCCATGATGTCCGGCACTGGAGGGCAGCACTTGATAGCTGTCGCTATCGATGCCAATGCCACTTGTCACATGGTATCCGTAGCCATTCGAATGCGATTGGTGGTGGCCACCATAGAGGCTGCTGGCGCCGCCGGGTTGCGACGTCTGCTTTGGATACGTGTGCAGCAATTCGCCTTGTTGCATGTTTAGTTGCTCGTCGGGATCGTGCAACGCTGTCAGTGTTAATTCCATGCCACCATCCAACTGTTTGCTATCCAAACTACCCGTGGGATAGtatggcggtggcggcggtggGGCAAGTGTCGATGATGCGTTGTTATCCGTCGATGTCGTTCCCGTtcccgctgccgttgccgatgttactgttgttgtgccCACCAAGGAGGCATCCACATCGTACTCCTTGCTactactgttgctgttgccattggcattggttgttgtgtttgtggcagccgctgctgcttgcttCTTGGCCGCATGCGTGCGCCGGCAGCGACAGAATGCgtagagcagcagcaacagtagcacAAACGAGATGCCCGCTATGATGATGGCAACCACGGCCGATGTGGCTATCCCCGAGCTGTGTTTCATGTACGATTTGCCAActataaaacacacacatcacaGAGAAATAAGCAGAggaagaaattgaaatatttatgcaaacagTAAAAGAAGTATTTGCTaagctaaataataaattaaattagttcatttgccaaaattatttaaatttaaattaataggTAATATGGAAAAGTTATATTTCTGTATGAATATGCAATAAAACTTTGGCTTTACGTTTAAACTTTGCTGAAATACACAAattatcttttttatttatttctattcctCATTTTATCACGAAAAATATTGCGAAATTCTAAATTTATGATATTGAAATGTGTCATGTCAAAACACAATATTAATTGGAACTTTGTGCGACTAAAAACCAGTTTAGTTTAACGGGATTAGATTTCCTTTTCACAGCTTTTTATCTGTTGTTTTGAAGCTAGTtaacaacatttatatttgaatattgtaaatttcaatttcaggTATGTAGTTTTCCATCAAAAGCTTATTTGCTTACTtgtcatatatagtattactTAGAAGTGCTTATGAATGGGGTCAAAAATATGAGTACTAAAAtcataatatttcttttattattattttttggaataTGTACTGTGTTTAATGTTGGATtcaaataacaataagaatTAACggtaaaaaattgtattcaatttcTCATGTGaatctacatatacatatatcaaatatagatttcggtatacttttttttttttcgatatattaatttggtttgGTTGCGCGTAtcccacagtcgagcacactcgacttacTTGCTTAACTTAAATTATTGAGATTTACGCACGCTGCGAGCTAGAAGCTTGAAATTAGTTAACTTCGTTCTTAGCTTCTTTAAATCACTCAATaaaattatcataaatttgtaaataagatttattgaaattgattttgaatAGATTTAGTGCGCAACCTCCTAGCTCTTACCGTCTAACTTAAAAAAGCTGTTGAAACttcttaaaatttttacaTTGAACAAGTTGCAATTCGATGataatttcttatataatataatatattcaactAGATATTTTCACTTCTAAATAGTTTTAGTTAGAAACTCCCTAGATCTCACTTATTAAGTTTAGCATGAAAAGGCgttaaaaaacaattgaaactgCGTTAAATTTTGGCATTGAACTAGTTGAAATTCACTACTAATTtctaatatatttcatattatttttttgttgagagTCACACTTACTTTCAGCATTCGCGTAGGCGCCGCAGTGTTCATGATTGGCCAGCAAACACAGTTTCACACGCACAACTGGCCCCGGTCCTGCAGTTTCTGCCAGCGCCATTGTGCGATCCTCACCCAGTTGTCCATGCGTGGATGGGTTTAAGTTGCGTCCCGAACTGCTGGCCGTCGTATAGTGAGCGGTGCGTGCCATCTGATTGATGACAGCCTCCTTGAAGGTGGCCTCACTGCCCGAGGGCAGCAGCGTCAGTGTCTCGACAATCTCCCACATGGGTACGGTGGCATCGCGAGTGACCAAGGATTCGACAACAGCAATCAGCGAGAGACAAGTGGCCGCGACATTGATGCCCAGCACATGGGAATT comes from the Drosophila sulfurigaster albostrigata strain 15112-1811.04 chromosome 2L, ASM2355843v2, whole genome shotgun sequence genome and includes:
- the LOC133850928 gene encoding uncharacterized protein LOC133850928, which codes for MYRICRHVALPRTLTLQCSNNFFKMSFKSPTVPSSVSPAATPTAQSSTQQQQRQRKKSFESKPMPLTIDEAAVGNKEQAKAMRPVVTTVPQINIKDQRDKWLAKVSPGGMQRKAKARVATDTETKTKPSPMASFVGANNATNFGKSSNAMPEKQQPDDEQPKDAGSVAERKSWMHRMHGAQQQKQAQWLKDMQAKQQAGRDIQQQKMQQLKPQAEITKATANPKTAVKSAPEPEPEPEPKSPERLAYLDTVRQLNAYQAHEPTAGRAKTKTKTDKSEPNIEHTLQCLRETGYEHSELESIPVIQVAGTKGRGSTCLLVEAILLSHGVKTGVLCAPHLFVTNERIRIDGEPISDAQFTELFQQLQTQLAQMQPPPSYQKLLMIMACHAFRNAKVDVAIIEVGSGCASDCTNIMSHTKTIGISTLGWEQSFSLSNSLRDIAWAKAAIMKPEASIYTSATQPECFEVLSQRAKQLGLQLHRVPSYAAYAETNFSDKKLLNSANFAVKLNGSLAIQLAYDYLRRHRPEYVTGLEHNATQLTPGATRGLETYVQRGQFEVMKHDMFNVYMDSADTLESMMMCREWFYTRTRSSRAPKVLLFSKVNEFNSKDLLTILRHNVRFEEAGFVPSPSLFEGEPLDVATKEQDKATKDAITWHSMEELQRARRNASNWRSLCEEDGTRDTAQLSISIESFFDYLKEKHGNQRYGMRKELDVLVTGSRELVAGTITWLQKMKDAQFKQWH